In Polynucleobacter arcticus, the following proteins share a genomic window:
- a CDS encoding thiazole synthase, whose protein sequence is MTAPLAIPTNTSDPLVLYGETFASRLLLGTSRYPSPQVLENAVKQSNPGMITVSLRRQGTSTTEAHSGFWELLKKMAVPVLPNTAGCHSPKEVITTAQMAREVFETHWIKLELIGDDYTLQPDTLRLVSTAETLIKDGFKVLPYCTEDLILCQRLVDVGCQAVMPWAAPIGTGQGPLNPYALKLLRDRLKVPLLVDAGLGLPSHACSVMEWGFDGVLLNTAVALADDPVAMANAFALSVSAGRTAYLSGAMKAQQSAQASTPLVGTPFWHQS, encoded by the coding sequence ATGACTGCTCCCTTAGCCATCCCAACGAATACATCAGATCCCTTGGTACTGTATGGTGAAACTTTTGCTAGCCGTTTATTGCTAGGTACATCACGCTACCCTTCCCCACAAGTTCTGGAGAATGCCGTTAAGCAATCGAACCCCGGCATGATTACTGTGAGCTTGCGCAGACAAGGCACCTCAACCACTGAAGCCCATTCGGGATTTTGGGAGCTACTCAAGAAGATGGCTGTCCCTGTCTTGCCCAACACTGCTGGCTGTCATAGCCCCAAAGAAGTCATTACGACTGCACAAATGGCGCGTGAAGTATTTGAAACACATTGGATTAAGTTAGAACTGATTGGTGATGACTACACCTTGCAGCCCGATACTCTGCGTTTAGTCTCTACAGCGGAAACATTAATCAAAGATGGATTCAAGGTCTTACCTTACTGCACCGAAGATCTGATTTTGTGTCAGCGTTTGGTCGATGTGGGATGCCAGGCAGTGATGCCGTGGGCTGCCCCCATTGGCACAGGTCAGGGCCCTTTAAATCCATATGCATTGAAACTGTTGCGTGATCGCCTAAAAGTTCCGTTATTAGTTGATGCTGGCTTAGGCCTACCATCTCATGCCTGCAGCGTGATGGAGTGGGGTTTTGATGGCGTACTGTTAAATACTGCGGTTGCGCTAGCTGATGATCCCGTTGCCATGGCCAATGCTTTTGCATTGTCAGTGAGTGCTGGTCGTACCGCTTATCTTTCAGGCGCTATGAAAGCCCAGCAATCTGCTCAAGCAAGTACTCCTTTGGTTGGTACGCCTTTCTGGCATCAAAGCTAA
- the thiS gene encoding sulfur carrier protein ThiS produces MRVIVNQIAKEVSDGSTIDDVLLLIDAKPPFAVAINYEFVPKTRHAEEVLREGDEMEVISPVTGG; encoded by the coding sequence ATGCGCGTAATCGTTAATCAGATTGCAAAAGAAGTTTCTGACGGTAGCACTATTGATGATGTTCTCTTGCTCATCGATGCAAAGCCGCCTTTTGCTGTCGCAATTAATTATGAATTCGTCCCGAAGACTCGCCATGCCGAAGAAGTTTTGCGTGAGGGCGATGAGATGGAAGTGATTTCACCAGTCACTGGTGGCTGA
- a CDS encoding thiamine phosphate synthase, giving the protein MSLVRDLADQIIAAHSADDLCLPIPAYSMSSPPPKIDNEHAADHYELAGMVAAITMGFIENDAKVLGKAWSRMVHQDGGFNPFKWPSRPEHFDLLPWTRNMNPNAFAECPKRLGLYAVMPDADWVKRMVEAEVPTVQLRLKSSDRQLIRQQISESVNAVKGSKTLLFINDFWQEAIEAEAYGIHLGQEDLETADLDAIRSAGLRLGLSTHGYAEMVLADRFCPSYIAMGAVFPTNLKKMATAPQGLGRLYQYAKLMGHYPLVAIGGIDESSIHAVAQSGVGSVAVVRAINGASDPKAAVKHLQELMKT; this is encoded by the coding sequence ATGAGCTTAGTGCGAGACCTTGCAGATCAAATTATTGCCGCCCACAGTGCGGATGATTTATGCCTGCCGATTCCAGCGTACAGTATGTCATCGCCACCACCTAAAATTGATAATGAGCATGCAGCCGACCACTACGAACTTGCGGGAATGGTTGCCGCGATTACGATGGGCTTTATCGAGAACGATGCCAAAGTATTAGGCAAAGCCTGGTCGCGGATGGTGCATCAAGATGGTGGCTTTAATCCCTTTAAATGGCCCTCAAGGCCTGAGCATTTCGATCTCCTGCCGTGGACTCGGAATATGAATCCCAATGCCTTCGCGGAATGTCCAAAGCGTTTAGGTTTGTATGCCGTGATGCCCGATGCCGATTGGGTTAAACGCATGGTTGAGGCTGAAGTACCGACAGTGCAATTGCGATTAAAGTCTTCAGATCGACAACTGATACGCCAGCAGATTTCAGAATCAGTGAATGCGGTTAAAGGCAGCAAGACCCTTCTGTTTATTAATGATTTTTGGCAGGAAGCCATTGAAGCTGAAGCTTACGGCATTCACCTAGGACAGGAAGATTTAGAGACGGCAGATTTGGATGCCATTCGATCTGCAGGTCTACGTCTAGGTTTGAGTACCCATGGCTATGCGGAGATGGTGCTTGCAGATCGTTTTTGCCCTAGCTACATCGCTATGGGCGCGGTTTTTCCAACCAATCTCAAAAAGATGGCTACTGCCCCACAGGGCTTAGGGCGCCTCTATCAATATGCCAAACTGATGGGTCACTATCCTTTAGTTGCTATTGGCGGCATCGACGAAAGCAGCATTCATGCGGTGGCACAAAGTGGCGTTGGCTCAGTGGCGGTGGTGAGAGCTATTAATGGGGCAAGCGATCCGAAGGCGGCAGTGAAGCATCTTCAAGAATTGATGAAAACTTAA
- the thiC gene encoding phosphomethylpyrimidine synthase ThiC — MDMSANNKTKQEIPSLKSLERDFGQKFAYPASTKTYLEGSRPDIKAPIRMIEQLSTRVGEEMVANPPIPVYDTSGPYSDPEVLINLEKGLPLLRKNWIEERGDTDQLTGPSSEYGVARSIDEATQSLRFAHINPPRVARAGNNVSQMHYARKGIITPEMEYVALRESMGLEQLRKNPEYKQLLKQHAGKSYGANLPDIVTGEFVRSEIAAGRAIIPANINHPELEPMIIGRNFRVKINGNLGNSAVTSSINEEVEKMVWSIRWGADTIMDLSTGKHIHETREWIIRNSPVPIGTVPIYQALDKTGGIAEDLTWEMFRDTLVEQAEQGVDYFTIHAGVLLRYVPLTADRITGIVSRGGSIMAKWCLAHHKENFLYTKFDEICEIMKAYDVSFSLGDGLRPGCIADSNDAAQFGELHTLGELTAKAWKHDVQVMIEGPGHVPMQRIEENMTEELKHCLEAPFYTLGPLITDIAPGYDHITSGIGAAQIGWYGTAMLCYVTPKEHLGLPDKEDVRTGIITYKIAAHGADLAKGLPGAQVRDNALSKARFEFRWEDQFNLGLDPERAREYHDATLPAEGAKIAHFCSMCGPKFCSMKITQEVRDYAATLDADGNPKAKVIPITAEAASDPAKGMEEMSAEFRKRGSEIYQ; from the coding sequence ATGGACATGAGTGCGAACAATAAAACAAAACAAGAGATTCCAAGTTTAAAGAGCTTGGAGCGCGATTTCGGCCAGAAATTTGCCTACCCAGCGTCTACGAAAACCTATCTAGAGGGATCACGCCCAGATATCAAGGCGCCGATTCGAATGATTGAACAGCTATCGACGCGCGTTGGTGAAGAGATGGTGGCCAATCCCCCTATTCCTGTTTATGACACCTCTGGTCCTTATAGCGATCCTGAAGTGTTAATTAATCTTGAAAAAGGTTTGCCTTTATTGCGCAAAAATTGGATCGAAGAGCGTGGCGATACTGATCAACTAACAGGCCCCTCTTCTGAGTATGGGGTTGCTCGGTCCATCGATGAGGCAACACAAAGCTTGCGTTTTGCCCACATCAATCCCCCGCGCGTTGCGAGAGCCGGTAATAACGTAAGCCAGATGCATTACGCCCGCAAAGGAATCATTACCCCTGAGATGGAGTATGTTGCTTTGCGTGAGTCCATGGGCCTTGAGCAATTACGTAAGAATCCGGAATACAAGCAATTACTTAAGCAACATGCCGGCAAGAGCTATGGCGCCAACCTACCAGACATCGTTACTGGTGAATTCGTGCGCTCAGAAATCGCAGCTGGTCGCGCAATCATTCCGGCAAACATTAATCATCCAGAACTAGAGCCAATGATTATTGGCCGCAATTTCAGGGTAAAGATTAACGGTAATTTGGGTAATTCTGCTGTGACTTCCTCGATCAATGAAGAGGTCGAGAAGATGGTGTGGTCCATACGTTGGGGTGCAGACACCATCATGGATCTGTCTACCGGCAAACACATTCATGAGACTCGTGAGTGGATCATTCGTAACTCTCCAGTTCCTATTGGTACAGTTCCGATTTATCAGGCATTAGATAAAACTGGTGGTATCGCTGAGGACCTGACTTGGGAAATGTTCCGTGACACCTTAGTTGAGCAAGCTGAGCAGGGCGTGGACTATTTCACAATTCATGCGGGTGTATTGCTGCGTTATGTTCCATTAACAGCAGATCGTATTACCGGCATTGTCTCTCGCGGCGGATCTATCATGGCCAAGTGGTGCTTAGCCCACCATAAAGAAAACTTCCTTTATACGAAGTTTGATGAAATTTGCGAAATCATGAAAGCCTATGACGTGTCATTTAGTCTAGGCGATGGTTTGCGTCCAGGCTGTATTGCCGACTCCAATGATGCAGCGCAGTTTGGTGAGCTCCATACCCTCGGTGAATTAACTGCTAAGGCCTGGAAGCATGATGTTCAAGTCATGATTGAAGGCCCTGGTCATGTTCCAATGCAGCGCATTGAAGAGAATATGACAGAGGAGTTAAAGCACTGCTTAGAGGCGCCTTTTTACACTCTCGGACCACTCATTACCGATATCGCTCCAGGTTACGATCACATCACTAGCGGTATTGGTGCTGCGCAAATCGGTTGGTACGGCACAGCGATGCTCTGCTATGTCACACCAAAAGAGCATTTAGGTTTACCCGATAAAGAAGATGTCCGCACTGGCATCATTACTTACAAGATTGCAGCGCATGGCGCAGACTTGGCTAAAGGTTTGCCGGGTGCTCAGGTGCGAGATAACGCCTTATCGAAAGCGCGTTTTGAGTTCCGCTGGGAAGATCAATTTAATCTAGGCTTAGATCCAGAGCGTGCCCGTGAATACCACGATGCCACCTTACCTGCTGAAGGCGCAAAGATTGCACACTTCTGCTCGATGTGTGGTCCGAAGTTCTGCTCTATGAAGATCACTCAAGAAGTGCGTGATTACGCGGCAACATTAGATGCAGACGGCAATCCAAAAGCGAAAGTCATTCCGATCACCGCAGAGGCAGCTAGCGATCCTGCAAAAGGTATGGAAGAAATGTCAGCAGAGTTTCGTAAGCGCGGTAGCGAGATTTATCAGTAA
- a CDS encoding NUDIX hydrolase, translating to MHKITTSTIAALEEMLQNSARPAPQDFLPIYFLGGATVRLVIGHLNPDFAPYLLESLAKNPIAHVEMGHDQMTIGRARPLALSGSLAKLADRMHQGGFIPGWRKEDFAWIDENGHEYFRLERSAFRTFGFRSMATHINGYTKAGNLWLGRRSETKATDPGRLDNLAAGGIGADETPWVNARRELWEEAGVPPQISDQIEPIGRIHMRRPIPGRGFHDEQLYIYDLELAENFVPTNHDGEVSSFIEISLSEAAARILADEFTGDAAFVTADFILRNTKAS from the coding sequence ATGCATAAGATCACTACTAGCACCATCGCAGCTCTCGAGGAGATGCTCCAAAACTCAGCACGGCCAGCCCCGCAGGACTTTTTACCCATTTACTTTTTAGGTGGCGCTACAGTGAGGCTAGTTATTGGGCACCTAAACCCGGATTTCGCTCCTTATTTACTGGAATCCTTGGCTAAAAACCCGATTGCTCATGTAGAAATGGGTCATGATCAAATGACTATCGGTCGCGCAAGGCCCCTAGCACTCTCAGGGAGTCTGGCGAAATTAGCCGATCGGATGCACCAAGGCGGGTTCATTCCTGGCTGGCGAAAAGAGGATTTTGCGTGGATTGACGAAAATGGTCATGAATACTTCCGTTTAGAACGTTCAGCCTTCCGGACTTTTGGCTTTCGTAGCATGGCAACCCATATCAACGGCTATACCAAGGCCGGCAACCTCTGGCTTGGACGCCGGAGCGAAACCAAGGCTACTGACCCTGGTCGCTTAGATAACCTGGCGGCAGGCGGGATTGGAGCTGATGAAACACCGTGGGTGAACGCCCGACGTGAACTTTGGGAAGAAGCGGGTGTTCCTCCCCAGATTTCTGATCAAATCGAGCCGATCGGTCGTATTCATATGCGCCGCCCCATTCCGGGACGGGGTTTTCATGATGAGCAGCTCTATATCTATGATTTAGAGCTTGCCGAAAACTTTGTACCCACCAACCATGATGGCGAAGTCAGTAGTTTTATTGAAATCTCACTTTCTGAGGCTGCAGCGCGCATTTTGGCCGATGAATTCACAGGCGATGCTGCCTTTGTAACGGCCGATTTCATTTTGCGCAATACCAAGGCCAGCTGA
- a CDS encoding FAD-dependent oxidoreductase, whose amino-acid sequence MGRLLAVALAKRGAQVELFEKGSSDASGSAARIAAAMLAPLAESAITEDNVVRMGVHSLPRWKQLINELAKPVFFQQDGTLILWHRQDASDAERFASHLERNCDRNTALSRPLHLDSQSLEKIQPGIADRFAQGLYLPNEGQLDNRQLLEALLVELTLMKVPCHWQQSANPEQLRKDANGFNWVIDCRGLGAKNSWKHSGDASKDLRGVRGEVIRLYAPEVKLCRPTRLIHPRYPIYIAPKEDDVYVVGATEIESEDLSPMSVRSAMELLSATYTVHSGFAEARILEMATQCRPTLKDNLPEIAIDRSSSSADLMMINGLYRHGFMISPAILDCALELLSEGTSATAMSLGLQVTAANTHQEMSACA is encoded by the coding sequence ATGGGCCGGCTGCTGGCGGTCGCACTTGCTAAGCGCGGTGCTCAGGTAGAGTTGTTTGAGAAAGGTAGCTCTGATGCTTCGGGTTCTGCTGCCCGCATTGCTGCTGCGATGTTAGCCCCGCTCGCCGAATCAGCCATTACTGAAGATAACGTTGTGCGCATGGGTGTCCATAGCCTTCCGCGCTGGAAGCAGCTGATTAATGAGTTGGCTAAGCCAGTCTTCTTTCAGCAAGATGGCACCCTGATTTTGTGGCATCGGCAGGATGCGAGTGATGCGGAACGCTTTGCCTCTCACCTAGAGAGAAATTGCGATCGCAATACAGCCTTATCCAGACCATTACATTTGGATAGTCAGTCTTTAGAGAAGATTCAGCCTGGTATTGCCGATCGATTTGCGCAGGGACTTTACCTTCCCAATGAGGGCCAGTTAGATAATCGTCAATTATTGGAGGCCTTGTTAGTCGAATTAACACTGATGAAGGTTCCTTGCCATTGGCAACAATCTGCTAATCCAGAGCAACTTCGTAAAGATGCAAATGGCTTCAATTGGGTTATTGATTGTCGCGGGCTTGGCGCAAAGAACTCTTGGAAACATTCCGGCGATGCTTCCAAAGATTTGCGTGGCGTACGTGGTGAAGTGATTCGTCTGTATGCCCCAGAAGTAAAACTGTGTCGCCCCACTCGTTTGATTCATCCACGCTATCCAATTTATATTGCGCCTAAAGAAGACGATGTCTATGTTGTTGGCGCTACCGAGATTGAATCGGAAGATCTATCCCCAATGAGCGTGCGATCTGCCATGGAACTACTCAGCGCCACCTATACCGTCCATAGCGGATTTGCTGAAGCGCGTATTTTGGAAATGGCTACGCAATGTCGCCCTACGCTCAAAGATAACCTTCCCGAAATTGCCATCGATCGCAGCTCAAGTAGTGCTGACCTCATGATGATTAATGGGCTGTATCGACATGGCTTCATGATCTCACCAGCTATTCTGGATTGCGCTCTTGAACTTCTCAGTGAAGGCACTAGCGCTACGGCGATGAGCTTAGGTTTGCAGGTGACAGCCGCTAACACTCATCAGGAGATGAGCGCATGCGCGTAA
- a CDS encoding IS3 family transposase (programmed frameshift), with protein sequence MSKYSKQFKLKVVKEFLKSGGLKRVSHLFEISHSDVRKWALAYQARGHSGLNPSYQRHSPQFKVQVLEYMAQYQISARPAAAHFGIGSMTTILQWQKLYNEGGITALANRQRGQPPMSQFNIKALLKKPISELTPAELRRRLGYAEAQAAYLKKFRSLSSEQSSKREQAQVITELRPHYRLPDLLLIAKMAKSVYYYWRAASSKADPYQGAKEHITQIFNAHRGRYGYRRVHLELRNQQQYLNHKTVQKLMGQLGLKSLVRPKRYQSYKGSVGKAAPNLLERNFIAKAPNQKWVTDVTEFNIKGERVYLSPILDLYNQEIISYEIADRPQISSVMQMLKSAFKRLKNEDRPVLHSDQGWQYQMGLYQQALHQQGITQSMSRKGNCLDNAVMENWFGIMKTEFFYRRRFESIESFKTELKEYIHYYNHDRIKQKLKGLSPVKYRTQSLVLT encoded by the exons ATGAGCAAGTACAGCAAGCAGTTCAAGCTAAAGGTAGTTAAAGAGTTTCTAAAGTCAGGTGGTCTTAAGCGGGTAAGTCACTTATTTGAGATTAGTCACTCAGATGTCCGCAAATGGGCTTTAGCCTATCAAGCACGTGGCCATAGTGGTCTTAATCCTAGCTACCAACGCCACTCCCCGCAGTTCAAAGTACAGGTTCTAGAGTACATGGCACAGTATCAGATATCAGCTAGGCCAGCTGCTGCCCACTTTGGGATTGGTAGTATGACCACCATTTTGCAATGGCAAAAACTCTACAATGAAGGCGGTATTACAGCCCTTGCCAATCGACAGAGAGGACAACCGCCGATGTCCCAATTTAATATCAAAGCATTACTCAAAAAGCCTATCTCGGAGCTCACGCCGGCAGAGTTGCGAAGACGTTTGGGGTATGCCGAAGCACAGGCTGCCTACCTAAAAAAGT TTAGAAGCCTTAGCTCAGAGCAAAGCAGTAAAAGAGAACAAGCCCAAGTAATTACTGAGCTAAGGCCGCATTACCGTTTACCAGACTTACTACTCATCGCCAAGATGGCTAAAAGCGTTTACTACTACTGGCGGGCAGCCAGTAGTAAAGCTGATCCTTATCAGGGGGCTAAAGAGCATATCACCCAGATCTTTAATGCCCATCGGGGTCGCTATGGCTATCGGCGGGTACATTTAGAGCTGCGTAATCAACAGCAATACCTAAACCACAAGACCGTGCAAAAGCTGATGGGCCAACTAGGACTGAAGTCCCTTGTGAGGCCCAAGCGCTATCAGTCTTATAAGGGGTCTGTGGGTAAGGCAGCCCCTAACTTGTTAGAGCGCAACTTTATAGCTAAAGCACCCAATCAAAAGTGGGTGACTGATGTGACTGAGTTCAATATCAAGGGCGAGCGAGTTTATCTCTCACCCATCCTGGATCTATATAACCAAGAGATCATCTCCTATGAGATTGCTGATCGACCACAGATTAGCTCAGTAATGCAGATGCTAAAGAGCGCCTTCAAACGACTCAAGAATGAAGACAGGCCAGTATTGCACTCAGACCAGGGCTGGCAATACCAAATGGGGCTGTATCAACAGGCCCTACACCAGCAAGGCATTACTCAAAGCATGTCTAGAAAAGGTAACTGCTTAGATAACGCAGTGATGGAAAACTGGTTCGGGATTATGAAAACAGAGTTCTTCTATCGGAGAAGGTTTGAAAGTATCGAATCATTTAAAACAGAACTTAAAGAATATATCCATTACTACAACCATGATCGAATCAAACAAAAACTAAAGGGATTAAGCCCGGTGAAATACCGAACTCAATCCCTCGTGCTAACCTAA
- the thiD gene encoding bifunctional hydroxymethylpyrimidine kinase/phosphomethylpyrimidine kinase, which yields MKSSTPSSVQIPKVLTIAGSDSGGGAGIQADLKVIAALGGYGMSVITAITAQNTLGVSRIQDIDLDVVEAQIDAVFLDIGVDIVKIGMLASPEIVRIVAKALKRHGAKRIILDPVLRATSGASLGGDDTAQAMIADLFPMATLVTPNLEETSLLLGREITGPEDFKLAAQELLDMGPQAVLIKGGHLDATHTQLTDFLMWKTIEDGLEVVQSKEFKHYRVNTSNTHGTGCSLASAIATYLADGHDLAHAVAKGISYVEAGLEAGRFLNIGQGPGPLWHMHDFYPTALPGEESQY from the coding sequence ATGAAATCATCTACTCCCAGTTCTGTGCAGATCCCCAAAGTATTGACCATTGCCGGGTCCGATAGTGGGGGTGGCGCTGGCATTCAGGCGGACCTCAAAGTCATCGCGGCCCTTGGTGGATATGGCATGTCAGTTATCACGGCCATCACGGCCCAGAACACCTTAGGGGTCAGTCGTATTCAGGATATTGACCTAGATGTGGTCGAGGCCCAGATCGATGCTGTGTTTCTAGACATTGGTGTGGATATCGTCAAGATTGGCATGTTGGCTAGCCCAGAAATTGTCCGCATAGTTGCAAAAGCCCTCAAACGCCATGGAGCTAAGCGAATCATCTTGGACCCCGTATTAAGAGCAACTTCGGGTGCCAGTCTTGGCGGGGATGACACTGCTCAAGCCATGATTGCGGATTTATTTCCGATGGCAACTCTCGTTACCCCCAATTTAGAGGAGACCTCCTTGCTGTTGGGCCGTGAAATTACTGGGCCAGAAGATTTCAAGCTAGCCGCTCAAGAGTTGCTCGATATGGGCCCGCAAGCTGTCTTAATTAAGGGTGGTCATTTAGATGCTACTCATACCCAACTCACGGATTTCCTGATGTGGAAAACCATTGAAGATGGATTGGAAGTAGTTCAATCAAAAGAGTTCAAGCACTATCGCGTAAATACCTCCAATACCCATGGCACAGGATGTTCATTAGCCTCAGCCATTGCGACTTATTTAGCTGATGGTCATGATCTTGCGCATGCTGTTGCTAAAGGTATTTCTTATGTAGAGGCTGGCTTAGAAGCGGGACGTTTCTTGAATATCGGACAAGGTCCAGGACCTTTGTGGCACATGCATGATTTTTACCCAACAGCATTGCCGGGCGAGGAAAGTCAATATTAA